The genomic DNA CGCATCGGCCGCAACAAATAGCGCTCCGAATATCAGCAATATAGGCGTTGCTATCGCCAGTCCGCGAAAGACCGAGAAAGCGTGCTTCGACCAACCTGTGCGTTCGATGGAAACCCATTCTATATCGTTGAACACAAGGGCGAACGGTGCGAAAAATGCACTGAATATCGACCATAGGAACGCCACGGCGTATTGAAAGACACCGGCGAGCCGCGTTGTCGTCCTCATTTTCGGCACGAATAGTACCGATAATATCGCGATGATCGCAACCGAATCGGCAACCCTGAGCTCGACCGAATCGCGCAGGACGAACATAGCCGAGAAAAATACTTGGGCCCCAAAAAGAGCATACGTTTGAGCCGTCAGATACTCAGGCTTGTGCCGCCTGAGCAGCCCGATCATCCCCGCCGCAAATGCGGCGTTGAACAAGAGTACATTGAGTCCCCACGGTGCCACCCTCAGCAAAAGATTGCCCAAAATACCGATAACGACTGCCACCTGCAGGATCTGAAGGCCTGCCTTCGTTCGTGCATTCATTTTTTTATAAAACCTCGCTTTATGAAAAACCAACTCATGAAACCAAAAATAATTGCGGCAAGGGGAAATGCGATCGCCCCGATCAGCATCCCGGTCGAACGGTAGTCGGCCGCGTTCTCCAACGTCAGATTGAGCCAGATCAGCCGAATTGTGTAATAAGCAAAGAAAAGTGCCGGTAGGGCGAAAGCAGCTCCGCAGAATATGAACAGGATCTTGGTGATGATCGGAGTCTCGCGGTCCATTTCTATTTGACGCCGGCCGGGCGGCTTTGTTCCCAAACTCTTGACCGAACGCTAACGTGTGAGCTTGCTCGCCTATCGCGTTTTCGCATCAACGTTTCAAAGCCGATCGTCGCCAGCAGGAAGAATGGAAATCCAACAAACCATAAGAAAACAAAGGCCATCAGGGGAATCGCAGTCGAGTCGGTATCGGCGGCGAATGCCCCCATTTTCAAGTTTTGCCAAAGCCAAAATCCGTAAATCACCGGAGCGTACCAATAGGCAATAAATGCAAGCATGTAGAGGCTAAGTCGATTTCTCGATCGTCTGGACCGTTTTGTGTAGCTCAGGTCGTTTCGGGTTATCACTCGGCTCATACTTTTTTCATAGCCTTGATCAGGGACTCCATGTGATTTAGATATCGTTCCAGCGCCGCCCGGCCGTGTTTGGTGATCTTGTATTCGGTCAACGGCATGCGGCCTTTGAATGATTTTTCGCAGGTTACGTAACCGGCGTCTTCGAGTTTGCGGGCGTGGACACTGATGTTGCCATCGGTCGTGTTGAGCAGCGTTTTGAGCTCGGTAAAGCTGAGCTTTTCGTTTGCCGCAAGCGCGCTCGTGATGCCGAGCCGCATGCGCTCGTGGATGACCTTGTCGAGATCGCCCGAGACATTTTCGGCCGCCGCTTCGACGCGAAGCCGATTCTTCCCGTTATCGTCGGCCTCCTGCCTTATTGCTAGATTGTTTTTAGACATATTTCCACCGGGCTGTTCTTCCTGTCCTAACCTCCCGCAAATCTCGTCCCGATCAGTCCGACGGCGAGTTCCGCCCAGACGATGAAAAGGACCAGTCAAATGGCCGCACAGATCGCCAATCGGTACTGAAGCTTTTTGACGAGACGCAGCACTAGCTCGATTGCGAGCCCCGTTCCCAGCAGCAAGACGCCAGCGATTACAAAATCAAATGCCGACCATTTCACTTCGGCCGTTAAATTCATTGCTGTGAACGGTATAAGCAATAGCAACCCTACTCCCCACACAATTCCTATGAGTCTCTTATTCTGAAATGTCATATATGTTTCCATTTCTAACCTCCGTACCGCCGTGCGATGATCGCTCCGAAGATTATGTGCAGCCCACCGAAACTTGCGCCCATCATCAGGTTTCCGTAATTCGAAGGCAGAGCAAACGCGACCGCTCCCAACACGATAAAGCACCAGCCCATTACGGGAACAACCTTTACCGAAAACGCTCCGCCACAGACCACGGCGGCCCCGTAGCATAGCATGCAGATCGCCGGCATCGCGTAATAATTTTCGTATTTCCAAACACCGAGAACGATCGCGACGCCGACGATCAGCGGCGGGGCAAAGCTCATCGCAAACTTCTTTGACGGAGCCGACAGCAGCGATGTCCCCGCGATCTTCGATTTTTGCCACATCGCCAAAAGTCCTATGGCGAATGCGAGAGCGGCCTCGATGAGCCAGACAAGGAGCGAATCACGCAGATACATCTGACTGTTTGCAATAAACGCCGCCGCGACCGCGGTCGCACCCATCAGCATTCCGCCATAGCCCGGCACGGCCGTGAAATGCGTCGAACGCTCCATCGTCTCGCGGATAAACTGCAAATTGTCGATCGCTCGATCGCCGATAGTTACCGGGCCGTTCGTCTCGGTTTCACTCTTTCGCGCAGCACTCAGTTTCGCCATAGTAGATGTAAATTACATCAAGTAATTCTTGATGTCAAGTACTTTGTATTGCAAAGTACTAATTATTTGGGCGCAAAAATGGGGCAGCCGCAGGGCCGCCCCGAAAAGGAGGATGAACGCAAACAAAAACTAATGGTGATCCTCGACCGCGACCTTTCCTTTGAATGTACGGAAGAGGAATGTGAAATATCCGAGTGCAATGATGATCCCGATCGGCCACCAGATGAGGCCGACGCCGAGGCCGTAGGCACCTGCTTTCGCGTTGTGAACGGTCAGGCTGTATTGAGGATCGAGAGCCGGCAGGACGTTAGGATAGAGCCCGTAGACGGCGCCGCCGAGCATCATTGCCAGATAAACAGACGATGCGATGAATGCAGCCTTATCGCTTCCCTTGGCGTTGAAATATTTGATCGCGATAAGCGAAGCGATAACAGCTGCGGGTATCAGCCAACCGATAGGCAGATAATAGTAATTATCAATCAGAGTCGGCCTCACACTCATAACGGCGGCGAGGCTCAACACTGTAACGATGACCAACGCGAACCACGCGATGCTGACGACCTGGCGCGAACGTGTATTCATTTCGCCCTCGGTTTTGATCGCCAAGTAGCTTGCACCGTGAATTGCAAGTGCGACAAACGCCACCACGCCCGAGAGGACGGTGAACCAATCGAGAATTCCCGTCGCTCCCGTGGTCGTCCAGTCGGTAAAAAGCGGCTCAAAAAAGTAGCCGGTCGCATCCAATGGAACTCCGCGGATGACGTTGCCGAGAGCAGCGCCGAAAAAGATCGCAAGCAATATGCTCGAAAGTGAGAATACGAAATCCCAAAACTTGACCCACAACGGATTGTCGAGCTGATGCCGAAGCTCGATGCCGGCCGCTCTCATTATCAGCAGCCACAGCACCATGATCAGCGGCAGATAAAACCCGCTGAAACCTGCAGCATAAAGGGCGGGAAACGCGAAATACAATGTACCTCCGGTGGCGAGCAGCCAAACCTCGTTGCCGTCCCAAACGGGGCCGATGGCGCTGATCGTGGCGGCACGTTCGCCGCTCGTACGGCCGACGTAATGGTGGACGATCCCTGCTCCGATATCGAAACCGTCGAGGATGACATAACAGACCAACATAAACGCAACTATCATGAACCAAACTGTTTCCATATCGTCCTCCTTAAACGGTCTCCGCTGTTATCTCAGCTCCCAATTCATCGGCTCCGTGCTCGATCCTACGAAGCATCAAGAAGATGTAGAGCAGCGACAATATCGTATACATACCCGCAAAGCCGAGCAGCGTAAACAGCACATTGCCGCCCGAGACCATCGGCGAATGACCGTGTTCGGTGCGGAAAAGCCCGTAGACCAGCCACGGCTGCCGGCCAAGTTCGGCGACGGCCCAGCCGACCGTATTTGCAATGAAAGGGAACGGAAAGCTGAGCATCAATATCCAAAGCAGCCAATTTGCGTCAAAGAGCCATCCACGCCACAGCCATATTGCCGCGATCACCATGATCGCAATAAATATCGTCCCCAATCCGACCATTATGTGAAAGCTGTAATATAGCAGCGGAATATTAGTCGGGTGGTCTTCTTTCGGGAATTCGTTAAGCCCGCGGACCTTGGCGTTCCAACGCTGGTAGGTGATAAAGCTAAGCATGTTCGGAATATGGATGGCATTATCGAGTCGTTGTTTCTCCATATCGGGTTGACCGATGAGGGCGATCGGGGCACCTTCTTGGGTTTCGAACAGACCTTCCATCGCGGCAAGCGTCGCAGGTTGGTGTTCGGCGACCATTTTGCCCTGCAGATCACCGGATGGGAACAGCATCCAGATGCTGCTGATACAGCCGGCGATGACGCCGACCTTCATGAACATCCGTCCGTATTCGACCTTTTTCTTAGAAAGAACATAAAACGCACCGAGAGCCGAAACGGCAAAAGATCCGACAACGACGGCACCGCCCATATTGTGCATGTACTGATAGACGGCCCACGGATTAAGCACGAGTGCCCAAAAGCTTGTTAGCTGGACCGACCCGTCCGGCATCATTTCGTAACCGACGGGATGCTGCATCCACGCGTTTGTCGCGATAATGAACCAGCCCGAAAGCCAAGTGCCGGCAAACAACAAAAATGCGGTGAGCCAATGAAGTTTTTGGCCTAGCCGTTTCTCGCCAAAGAGAAATAGGCCGATAAATGCTGATTCGAGAAAGAAGGCAAACGTGCCCTCCATCGCGAGGGTCTGGCCGATCACGCCGCCCGCGTATTTTGAAAAAGCTGCCCAGTTCGTTCCGAACTGAAACTCCATCGGAATTCCGGTCACTACGCCGAAGAGGAATGTGATGCCAAATATCTTGCCCCAGAAACGTGCGATCTCGTTCCAACGCTCGTCCTTTTTCAAAATCGCAAGCGACTTAAAAATGACGATCAATGGGGCAAGGCCCATCGTTAGCATCGGGAACAAATAGTGATAAGTAATAGTAAATGCAAATTGTATTCGAGCGAGCGTATTAGATTCCATCGATCCTCCTTGAGGTGGAAAACATTGTATATTGGGCTTACTTTGATGGTGCACAATCCGACGCGCCGCCGTATGCCCAGTTCCTTTAGCTCAAAGATAACGAACCGACCGTAGGTAAAACGTGATAGATATCACAATGCATTAGAAATTTGCGACTTTTGTTCCCGGTATAACGTCTAAACGGATGAACCAACGTACCGATATGAAAACCAGGCGCGCAGTTTTGCTTTGGGTGGCTCTTTTTGGGGTGTCTCTGACCGTGCTTTCGCAGGACAAAGCCACGGACGAGACCATCAAGGTCGATACGGCCTTGGTGAGTGTACCGGTGATCGTAAGCGACCGGAACGGCCGGTACGTGCCTAAACTTACGGCGGCCGACTTTAACATTTTTCAGGATGGAAACAAACAAAATATCGAGTTCTTCGCCGCTACCGAAGAACCGTTAACTATTGCATTGCTTATAGATACGAGCCAGAGCACGCGCGGAGTGCTTGGCGATATCAAGGATTCGGCCGTTTCATTCATTAAGTTGCTGGCACCCGCCGATAAAGCGATGATCGTCAGTTTTAACCGCGATGTCGAGGTCCTCAGCAGCCTTACATCAGATCAGGAGCAGCTAAAGAAAGCGGTCAGATCGGCGGAGATCCCGGACGGCGAGTTTGGCACGGCTCTGCGGGATGCAGCGTATGAAACTGTTTTTCGCTCATTCTCGGGAATTAAGGGACGCAAAGCCGTCATTCTGCTGACCGACGGCAAAGACGCCGGCAGCCGAATCTCAATCCGCGAGTTGCTCTACCGGCTGCAGGAGAGTGACACGCTTGTTTATCCGATAATGTTTAAGACTGACGAACGTCGAATGATAATGCGGCAGATATTACGTCGTGATGACATATTCGGCGGCGGTTTTCCTGGCCGTCGAGGCGGAGGAAGTTTCCCCGGCGGCGGACGAAATGGCGGCGGACTTCCGCCTCGGCGCGACAACGGCCGGCAACGCGAACGCGTCGAACGCGTCGAACGCCAAAATCGCGAGGCCTCGGAATTTCTGCAAAAAATAGCGGACACGACCGCAGGACGGTTTTACGAAAGTGACGACGGCAAGCTCAAAAAGCTGTTTGCCTCGATCGTCGAGGAGCTGCGGTTCCAATATCGTCTAGGCTTTTATCCTCCGGACGAAACAGGCGAAAAACGGCTGCACGAGATCAAAGTAAAGGTCGCCCGGGCAGATACGGTCGTGCGATCGCGTTCATCATATCGAGTCGAAACTAAATAGCAATTACTTTTTAAAGTTCTTCGGATTATTGACGATATCGCCGAGATTTTCTTGCGGCGGGGCAGTCGGATCGCCAACTGGAAATGTAAGTCGCTTTCGCTGCATGAGGAAGTTCTTGCCGTTCCATTTGTAATATGAACGGGTGAAAAATGTCGGGCAACATAGCTGCTCTTCGTCGCCCGTGATCTTGCCGGTCTCATTTTGGCCTAGAACAAAGCGGTCCTGGCCGTACAGCTCAATGACGAGTTCGCCATTCTCAGCTCGCACATCTTTAAGCCCGCCATCGGCGCGATCACCGGTGCGGAAGGGCCAGATCAGCTCGGGCTTGCCGCCTTTCCACTCAAAAACATATGCGATCTGCGGAACGGCACCGCCGCCGGTCTCGATCTTGAGTACGACAATAGCCTCGTCCGCTCCGTCGCTGGTCACGTCGAGGAATTTCGCCGTAACAAATGTCATCCCGATGCGCCGCTGCTGTTTAGCCTCTGCCTTTTTCTCGGGATCCATATCTTCATCAACTGCCGTTTCGACCGGTGCGATCTTTCCGTTCTTCAATGTGATCTCGGTCGAACCATCAGGATTTTGCCAGCCTCTAGGCAGTTCGTAGGTGTAGTTTTTGAAATCAAACTTCCCGATCGGCGAGGTTGTTGTCTTATTGCGGTCGTCTGTCAGCTCTGCCTGCAGGTTTGGGATCGACGGCGTCGGAACGGCCGTTGGCTGAGGTACTTGTGTCGGTGCGTCCAAGGTGGTCGAAGAATCATTGGTTGGAGGTTCGACCGGTCTCGTGCACGAAACTCCCAAAATTGCCGTAGCAATGATATAAAAAACATATCTCATCGATCATTAATACTGACGGCCGCTATTCGATCGCGTCGGAATAGGCGGATTGCAAAGCACGATATTCTGCGGCAAGCTCCGATTCGCCAACGGCGTCAGCCCGTGTCGCGGCAGTTCGGTAATATGTTACGAGCGATTTGCGAACATAGTTTCGCTGCTCAGCCGTCGCGAACGCCGTTTCGCCATCATGCTTACCGAGCTCGGACAGTTCCATTTCCGCGACCTCTTTCGCCAATATCCTTAACCTGTCAGCATCGCCAACTGATGTGATGATCTCGGTCAAAACGCCGATCAGCGTGCGAACGATAACATGGTCGCGTCGGCCAAAATGATAGATCTGATCGAACGCATCATCAACAAATTGTTCAAAACTCGGCTCCTTGACGCTAATTCGATGATTAGCCAGTTCTCTTGCCGTGCGTGACGTGAGATCGCGTGTCGAAAGTTCCTTGATGATAACGCCGAGATAGTGAATGCAATTGACACACGTTGTGGGATCATTGACCGCAGGCGAGATAGCTTTGATCCCGATATCGACCAACTGCCTGATGCCATATTCGACGTCCTGGTCAAAGCTTCGAAATTTCTGTATCGAAAAACTTTTGCGTATCAAAGTTTCCAGTTCGCCATCGATCGCGACCGGCGGCTCGATCGTGACCAAAGTCGAACCGACCTCGATAAAGCTGCCGAGATAATTGGTGACACGCAACGAACTCTCCGGATGTGTTTTCGCGATCCGGCGACTCGCCTGGACCAGCAGATCGGCGTCGATCTTTTCGAGAAATCCGCTTCGTTCCGAAATTACGGTACCGTCGGCAACCTCGGTCTGGGTATCGATCGGCCCCAGATCGTAGACGCCATCTATCTCGGCGACAGTCCGGTCGGCGATACTTTTTGTGATTGTGGCAGCATTCAGATTGTCCGCCAGGTAGCCCAAAAACAGGGGAAACAACACAAAGGTCTGATACGCACCGAGAAATAGCCCAAGGGCGTGAAGCGACGAATTTTCACCGAATTGGACTACAAAACAAAACGCGCAAACAGCGATCGACGACCACAGAAACAACGCTCGAAACCTGTCGCGGTGCCAGAAATGCCGCACGATCCGAGGCGAAAATTGAACAGAGACAAGCGACAAAGCAACGAATACGAACGAAAAGGTCGTCACCAAGATCGTGACACCGATCGAGACCCAAGCGCTCAAGGCCGCACGCATCATCGGCTCGGCAAGCGCAAAAATGCTTCGAGCATTGATGAAAACCGCCCATCCGACAATAAATACGGCCAGTATCGAAACGAGCAGCAACGCCCGGTCGCGGTCGGTTCGGATCGGCACCGGTCGTCGGTCTCTGCTGCGTCGTGCGGTCATTTTTACGTACTAGGCCCGTGTCAGGCTGCGATATTTTATCCGGTGCGGCTGGTCTGCGTCGTGGCCGAGGCGGCGTTTGCGGTCGGCTTCGTACTCGCTGTAGTTGCCGTCAAAATACTCGACGTGCGAGTCGCCCTCGAACGCCAGAATATGCGTCGCGATACGGTCCAAAAACCAACGGTCATGACTAATTACGACGGCGCAGCCGGCAAAGTTTTCGAGCGCTTCTTCGAGGGCACGCATCGTGTTGACGTCAATGTCGTTGGTCGGCTCATCAAGGAGCAGAACGTTGGCACCGGTCTTGAGCATCTTGGCGAGATGAACTCGATTTCGTTCGCCGCCAGAAAGCTGGCCGACGAATTTTTGCTGATCGGCACCGGAGAAATTGAATTTTGAAACGTAGGTTCGTGCGTTCATCACGCGGGTTCCGAGCGTAACATTGTCGAGTCCGTCCGAGATCTCGTCAAAGACATTCTTTTCGGCATTGAGCGAGTCACGCGATTGATCGACGTAGCCGAGTTTGACGGTTTCGCCCACCTTGAACGTCCCTGCGTCCGGGGTTTCCTGTCCGGTTATCAGTCGGAATAGAGTGGTCTTACCCGCACCGTTCGGGCCGATGACACCGACGATCCCGCCCTTTGGCAGCGAAAATTCCAGATTCTCAAATAAAACGGTGTCGCCGTAAGCCTTAGAAACTCCGTGTGCCTCGATGACATTATCGCCGAGCCGCGGGCCCGGCGGAATATAGATCTCGAGGTCGTCTGCATGCTTTTCGGACTCGGTCGCGACCATCGCCTCGTAATCATTGATACGTGCCTTTGATTTGGCGTGACGGCCCTTGGGCGACATGCGGATCCAGTCGAGTTCGCGTTCGAGCGTTTTCTGCAGCTTGTCTTCCTTACGCTCTTCCTGCGCAAGACGCGTGCTCTTTTGCTCAAGCCACGACGAGTAATTGCCCTGATACGGGATGCCCTGTCCGCGGTCGAGCTCAAGTATCCAACCGGCGATGTTGTCGAGGAAATAACGGTCGTGCGTGACGGCGATGATCGTGCCTTCGTATTTTTGCAGATGCTGTTCGAGCCAGCCTACGCTCTCGGCGTCAAGGTGGTTGGTAGGCTCATCAAGCAGCAGAATGTCGGGTTTTTGCAGCAGCAGACGGCACAGGGCAACGCGGCGTTTTTCACCGCCCGAAAGATTCTTGACGACCGTATCTGCCGGCGGACAGCGAAGCGCGTCCATCGCCATCTCAAGCCTTGAGTCGAGGTCCCACGCGTCGGCGTGATCGAGAGCCTCTTGAACCTCGCCCTGACGTTCGATGAGTGCGTTCATCGCATCGTCGTCCATCGGCTCGGCAAACTTGGCGTTGATCTCCTCAAATTCCTTGAGCAGATCGACCGTCCCCTGGACCGCTTCCTCTACGATCTGCTGGACCGTCTTGTTTTCGTCCAGGTGAGGTTCCTGCTGAAGATAGCCGACCGAGTAGCCCTTGGAAAACACCACCTCGCCGTTAAAATCCTTGTCGGTACCCGCGATGATGCGTAGCAATGACGATTTACCCGCGCCGTTTAGGCCCAGTACACCGATCTTCGCACCGTAAAAGAACGAAAGGTAAATGTCCTTGAGGACAGCCTTTTTGTCGTAAAACTTACTGACCTTGACCATCGAAAAGATGATCTTGTTTGGTTCTGAATTGCTCATATACAAATAATTACGGAAGTGAGTCGGGATCGTGAAGTCCCGCGGTGATATCCATATTGCTATGCATCACGCGCCAGACATCAATTTGATGCTCGGTCTCAATGTAGAAGATAAGGAACGGAAATTTCTTCAACGGCCAGAAACGGATACCGGCCAAGCTAGGCTCATATCCATATTTCGGCGAACCCGTTTCGGGGAACCGCGAAATTAACGTGACCGCCTTTTCAAAATCGTGCAAGAAGTCCACGGCCACATCAGTGCCGGCAGTTGCCAAATAATGATCGCGCGCGCGATCGAGATCGTCCTCGGCCAGGACGCGAGGGATGACAGGCTTACTCACTTCTTTTCCGCTTTCAAGCTCTGACGCATTTTCTCGAAGTATTCCGCATTCCACACGTTTTCACTCAGTGGTGACGCGGCCCCTTCCAGAAGCATCTCTCGCAGTCGTACCCGATCTTGTTCTTTTCGCAAAAGCTCCCGCACATACTCGCTGCTGCTGCCATAGTCGCCATCAGACACTTGTGTATCCACAAATGTTCGAAGAGTTTCCGGCAATGAGATGTTCATTGTGCTCATAGTTAGAAAATAACAGTTATGGCAAACTTTGCCAAGCCGAATGCCTTTTACACCGAAAAGTTGATCCTGGCGGTTCTGGATTGCCCACTATTTATTCTTGCTCAACCAATTCTTCCACCAACGTTGTAGCTCCTTCCGATTCTTTGGTTCCAAAACGTAGTTGAAGTACGCATAGATGCCGTTGGTTTCCCATTCTTCTTGGTATTTCCGCGGAAGTGATTCGAGCAACCGCTTCTCCCATTCTTTGTCGTCACCCTTGCTCACTATACGGAGGAGTACGAATAATGCAGTATCACCGACCGCGTAGCTATGCCACGTCGGAACCGAATATCTAGGATCCTTTATTAAAGTATCGTTGCCTATTTTTTCGACCAAACACGGAATTGCTTCATTACCTTTAAGTAAAAGACTCTCGTATATCGGATCCGTGATCGTCGGATCGTGGGTCGGAAGGACCTCAATCTGACCCACGCGATCGCACAATTCAGTCGCTGTCATTTCGGTGATATGTACCGGTATTGACGGTTTGGTGGGTTCCGGAGTTGGCTGGATCTCTATTTGCTTTAGCGGCTCGGCGATCCTTACTTCGTTCGGAGTCGAACAAGCAAAAAAGACCACTAAGAACCCCGTAAATACTAGAAGGAGCTTCATTGTATAGAGAATCTCCTTGTTGTGGCCTTTTCGATTCTTTCCTTGCACACCCGAAACCCAATTCCCGGCAAATCAGGTGCGGCAATCGTTCCATTTGCTGAAACCTCAACCGCTGGTTCTATGATGTCTTCGTGCCAATATCTCTTCGAAGCAGAGACGTCGCCGGGCATCGTGTAGCCGGCGAGGGTCGAGATGGCGATGTTGTGGGCACGGCCGATCCCGCTCTCCAGCATTCCGCCGCACCAGACGGGCATTCCGGCTTCGCGGCAGATCTGCTCGACCATTTTCGATTGTGTATGGCCGCCGACGCGTCCGTTCTTTAGGTTGATTATTTTGCCGGACTTTAATTCGATCGCCTTTCTGGCATCTTCCGGCGATTTGATCGGCTCGTCTAGGCAGATCGGTGTTTTGAGCTGAGCCTGCAGTTTGGCGTGGTCGATTATGTCGTCGTAACCAAGCGGCTGTTCGAGCATCATCAGGTTAAATTCGTCTAGACTCTTGAGCAGGTCGATGTCGGCGAGCGTGTACGCCGAATTTGCGTCGCCCATCAGCAGAATATCGCCAAATTCGGCACGCACCGCCTTGATCACGTCGTAATCCCACCGAGGGCTGATCTTGATCTTGATGCGTTTGTAACCCGCTTCGACCTCGACGCGGATCTTCTCTAATAATTGAGCGACATTGTCCTGAATACCGATCGAAACACCGCATTCGATGGTTTGATTGACGCCGCCGAGATGTCTCCACAACGGCACGCCGAGTTTTTTGGCTTCGAGGTCCCAGCATGCGGTTTCGATTCCAGCCTTTGCCATTCGATGTCCGCGGACCCATTTCATCGAGTCCCAAACTTCTGCCGCACTTTCAAATTCCTTGCCAATGACCATCGGGGCAAGTATTTGTTCTGCAGTTGCCCACGCCGAATCGGTCCATTCGTCAGAGTAGCCCGGCGTCTCGCCGCAGGTAACCTCACCCCAGCCCTCAGCTCCGCCCGTGTCCTCGACTCGCACCAAAATTATCCGACGCTTATACGTTCGGCCAAAGCTGGTCTCGAAAAAATGGACGAGGGGCAGATCGATCTCGGTAAGCTGTATTGATTTGATCTTGAGCATGGCTGCAAAAATCCAGGTTAGTTTCTGAAGGCTTCAAAAGCAATCGGCGGTGCCGCAGGGGTGTTCCGTTCCACCACACAAAGGTGTTTCACGCGAAACATTATTCTACGACCTCAAATTGCACGAACTGCGTCGCGATCTGCTGTTTCGGTTTGGCAAGACCGTCGGTGACGATGATCTGGAGAATGTAATCGCCGGGCAGCATTTTGCCGCCTATCACAAGTGCACCGGCAGATCTAAGCCGCTGAAGATCCGTTTGACCGGCAGGATCCAAACGCTGATCCTTGCCGTCGAGCAGTAGTTTGCCGTCTCGATAGACCCTGACCTTAGTAGTTAGAGATGGTTGTTTTGAATTGTCGAATTTGGCGTTATAGATCTCAAATCCATATCTCAGTACCGTATTTAATTTCACCCGGCGAAGTGCGGTCGCAGTCATCGGATCACCGCGAACAGATCCGCCGTTCGGGTCGTTCAAACTCTCCCATTCCTTGACCGACAGATTCTCAAGCAAAACGCTTGAGGCCGACAGGCGTTCCTTTTTGAGATCTGGCACCTCGATGAACTGGCTTGCCGAACCGATCTTGCCGCCCTGAGCATCGCGTAGGGCGACTCGAAACTGATATGCACCCGGCTTTTTGACAGGAAATTGAAAATGATAGACAAATCCGTCCTTCATTATTTTCTTTAGCGACTCTGCCTTGTCGGTAATCGTGTAGGTTTTGGCGATCTTGTCTATCGGCTGTCCGTTATCGCCAAAACTCATCGCCATCACATCGAAAACCGCTTTTTTCATGCCGTCCTTTTCGTCTGTGAATTTTAGTTCGCTTCCGTCCACAAAAAGCAGCGAACGGACGAACGAACCGCTAACCCTGTCATTGCCGAAC from Acidobacteriota bacterium includes the following:
- a CDS encoding type II toxin-antitoxin system RelE/ParE family toxin yields the protein MSKPVIPRVLAEDDLDRARDHYLATAGTDVAVDFLHDFEKAVTLISRFPETGSPKYGYEPSLAGIRFWPLKKFPFLIFYIETEHQIDVWRVMHSNMDITAGLHDPDSLP
- a CDS encoding type II toxin-antitoxin system ParD family antitoxin, with product MSTMNISLPETLRTFVDTQVSDGDYGSSSEYVRELLRKEQDRVRLREMLLEGAASPLSENVWNAEYFEKMRQSLKAEKK
- the menC gene encoding o-succinylbenzoate synthase, which produces MLKIKSIQLTEIDLPLVHFFETSFGRTYKRRIILVRVEDTGGAEGWGEVTCGETPGYSDEWTDSAWATAEQILAPMVIGKEFESAAEVWDSMKWVRGHRMAKAGIETACWDLEAKKLGVPLWRHLGGVNQTIECGVSIGIQDNVAQLLEKIRVEVEAGYKRIKIKISPRWDYDVIKAVRAEFGDILLMGDANSAYTLADIDLLKSLDEFNLMMLEQPLGYDDIIDHAKLQAQLKTPICLDEPIKSPEDARKAIELKSGKIINLKNGRVGGHTQSKMVEQICREAGMPVWCGGMLESGIGRAHNIAISTLAGYTMPGDVSASKRYWHEDIIEPAVEVSANGTIAAPDLPGIGFRVCKERIEKATTRRFSIQ